The Miltoncostaea marina DNA window TCCAGGAGGCGGCAGATCAGCTCCGGCACGTCGAGCCGCTCGCCCGGGGTCACGTAGTCGAGCGCCTCGGGCTCGAAGACGTACACGCCCATGGAGACGGTCGACTCGATCTCCGGCTTCTCGCGGTAGCTGGTGATCTCCCGCGCGGCGCCGACGTGGTCGCCGAGGTCCAGCACGCCGAACTCGACCTTGATCGGCCGGCGCATGACCGCGATCGACAGCAGCGCGCCGCTCTCCTCGTGGGCGGCGACGAGGTCCGGGAAGCGCAGGCTGGTGAGCAGGTCGCCGTTCATCACGATCAGCCGGTTGGCGCGCGTCTCCTGGGGCAGGAAGGCCAGCGGGCCGACCGTGCCGAGCGGGGTGCTCTCCTGGATGTAGTGGACGTCCATGCCGTAGCGCTCGCCGGTGCCGCAGTAGGCCCGGATGAGGTCCGCCATGTGGCCCACGGCAAGGGTCGCCTCGTCCCAGCCCTGCGCGTGCAGCTGCTGCAGCAGCACGTCGAGGATCGGCCGGTCGCCGAGGGGCATCAGCGGCTTGGGCAGCACGGAGGTGAACGGCGCGAGCCGCGTCCCCTTGCCGCCGGCGAGGATCACCGGCGAGGGCAGCCCCCTGGGATTGCCGGTGCCCACCCGGGCGGAGCCGTCCGTGGGGCGGAGCTGAACCGCGTCCGTGCTCATGTCTCTCCTCCTGTCGGGCACACGTCCTCCGCGCGGGTCGGGGACGAGCCGGACACCCCGGCGACCACCCGCGTCTCGTTTCCGGATACCTCTCCGCGAGCACCCTCGCACGGACGGCTCCGGCGGCAACGGGTCACAGGTCCAGTC harbors:
- a CDS encoding sugar phosphate nucleotidyltransferase, giving the protein MSTDAVQLRPTDGSARVGTGNPRGLPSPVILAGGKGTRLAPFTSVLPKPLMPLGDRPILDVLLQQLHAQGWDEATLAVGHMADLIRAYCGTGERYGMDVHYIQESTPLGTVGPLAFLPQETRANRLIVMNGDLLTSLRFPDLVAAHEESGALLSIAVMRRPIKVEFGVLDLGDHVGAAREITSYREKPEIESTVSMGVYVFEPEALDYVTPGERLDVPELICRLLDDGRRVAGYPFDGYWLDIGRHSDYQQAIDDFERIRDKLLAPAEVRA